The Desulfovibrio sp. G11 region CCGCGGCTGCCGTCGGGCATGAGCGCAGCGCCAGAGAAGTTTTTGCCGCCCTGCCCGAAAGTATTTTTGAAAATACCCCTGAAGGCCTCGGCTCTGTCGAAAAGCAGAAACTGCTCGTCAACGGGCAGGCCGATTTTTGGGAAGTGGCCGGAGAAACCGAGGATATCATGGTTTTTGCCACCCTTCCTTTTCATGATGTGGCCGTAGCCCTGCGCCTTTTCCGGCATAACGGCAGCGACGCCGTGGATGCGGCCGTCGGCACGCTGGGCGGCCCCGTATGCACGGTAGAATTATGGCGCATGGACGCCTCTGGCCGCCTTGTGCCTGTGGACACACCACCAGAGCCGCCTGTGGAAGAATTTTTGGGCAAGGACCAGAAACTGCCGCCGGACGTTCAGGCCACCGTCATGATCTGCCTTGGCCTTGGCGGCCTGCGGGCGCAGCCCCTGTTCTGGACAAGCACAGGCATGGCCCATGTGCCGGTAGCCAACGATATCGGCTATCAGTGGAACGGCAAAAACTTTGAAAAGCATGTGCAGCCGCATAGTGAAATGCAGTAACAGGGCATTTCGGGCGATCCGCCACTAACCGCAAACGCCGCAATCCATCAGGTCCCTCCCCCCGGAGGGACTATTTTTTTTCACCCGCCAGCAGGGCCGTGGCATTGATGCGCACCTGCCTGTTTGCTTCGCCCAGGGCCTCTGCCGTGCGGGCCAGCATGCGGGCAAAGCGCTCCAGCTCTTCTTCCGGGCTGGCCTTGAGGCGCTCCCATAAAAGATCTTCTGCCAGATTGTGCAGTGTGCGGTGCATGTCCGCAGCCCGCCGCCCCTTGTCCGTCAGCTCGTACAACAGGCTTTTCTTATCGCCGGGGAGCCTGCGCGGTTGAACAAAGCCCCCCACCTGCAATCTGGCCGCCATTTTTGAAATACCGCCCCGCGTCATCCCCAGTTTTCTGGCTGCGGCGACACCGTTGACCGGCTCATCGCCTGCAATAAGGGCCAGAAAGTGCATTTCTGTCAAAATCAGCCCGCCAAGCTCCACCTGCGCAAGATTGTTGCCGGCCTTGTCAAACAGCCCGTTCACTTCTTCCATCCTCTGGGAAAGATGCACAAGACCGTTGATAACTCTCTGCCTTAACTGTTCTTTTTCAGACATATCCTCTCCCTGTGCTTGCTTGGGCAACAGTGTAACATCTTTTTGTTGACCAGGAAGCAAAATATGCCTACATTGTTTCCCGGGAAACAAATATGCAGTAAAAGGAGAAACAATGCTTATTGACCTGAGCCTTCCGTTGACACGAAAAACTTTTGACGCCCTTTCCGCCACCACTGCCACCCTGCCGCACCCTGCCCTGGAGCTTTTCGGCCATGTGGGAACCCACCTTGACCTTATGGGCAAAGCCTGGCCCCAGGAATATTTTACACGGCAGGGACGGGTATTTGACGTGCGCCACGTGAGGGGCCGCGACATAACGGCAAGTGACCTGCCCATGCAGGACATTGAGGCAGAAGATTTTGTGTTTCTGCGCACAGGCTTGCTGGAAGAGCATGCATATGCCGACAAGGCTTACGTTCACACTCCGGTGGAGCTTGCCTGGGAGCTGCTGGAAAACCTGACGCAACAGGGTGTGGCCATGATCGGAGTAGACTGCGCCGGAGTGCGCCTGCCCGGAGAACACAGGAAAGCCGACCTCTTCTGTGCGGAAGCCGGTACATTTGTGGTGGAAAACGTCTACAATCTTGGAGCACTGTGCACTGCCGCAGGGGCAAAAACGTTTGTGGTCAGAACCTTTCCCCTGCGCCTTGAGGGCAGCACCGGCCTGCCCTGCCGCATTGTGGCCGAGCTTGCGGTTGACTGAAGCCGGACGGTCACGCCGTGGTATGGCGGCAGCCCCCGTACCGTACCCGCAGGCAGGCGTGCCGCCACAAACGGCCGCGCCGCTTTCTCCGGCACATATCATCGGGAAAGCGGCGCGGTAAAAACTCCGTGACTGCAACGGGCTATTTCTCCAGCCATTCCTGCAGTTTTTCCTCCAGAGCCGCAGCAGCCATGCGCGGCGTGGCGTACATGCCTGCGGCCTCCCGCTGACGGGCAGCCTCGGACAAAATAATGGCCGCCGCCACAGATACGTTAAAACTCTGGATCATCCCGTACATGGGGATATAAAGCTCGCCATCGGCCATCTGCAACAGTTCCGGTTCTACACCGCTGTGCTCGTTGCCCATAATGACGGCTGTGGGACGGGTAAAATCCCAGTCGCGCAGCGGACGGGCCGTGGGCGAGCAGGATGTGGCCAGCACCTGCATGTTTTGCCCGCGCAGGCTTTCCATAAGCGCTGCGCTGTCTTTGTGGCGCGCGCTCTCCACCCATTTTCTGGCGGAGGCCGATGTCTTGCGCCCAAGCGCGGGAAAAGGCGTATTGGTATAATACAGGTTGACGCGGCTGACGCCAAAGGCATCGCACGAACGATAAATAGCTGAAACATTATGCGGATCGTGAATATTTGCCAGCACCAGGGTGAGGTCCGGCTGGCGGTGGGCCAGCACTTCAAGCAGACGGGCCTTGCGCCGTTCCGTGGGTTCCTTGGTCATGAGGTCTTCCTTTGCTGTTCTGTTCAGGTCCTGATACTTCTCAAAAAAAACCCGCGCAGGCAAGCCACATCGCAAAAAGCCCCCGGCAACAGGTTCCGGGGGCTTGAGCAGGGGCAGGCGCACACCCCTCAGAATGCCTTGGACTTCAGCATGTCCGTCCACGAAGATTCCCTGCCTGCCTGACGGCTCGGGTCCACCCATCCCAGTACCTGACGCCCCATGTCCCAGGCAAGGGCGCGGGCTATAAGGCCTGCGGGATCCTCAGGGTTAACCTCCGTGATGGAGAACAGATAAAAATCGTGAACCTGCCGGGCATCCATAAGCCCTCCCTGAGCCATGGACCACAGCAGCGTACCGCTTTTGGCGTCATACACCTCAATGGCCAGCGAAAGCGAACTGGTGCCACCGGAACCACCGTCCATATAATGGTTGATGTACCCGCCCACCAGCATGTCGGCCCCGCGTGCACGCGCAAGAGCAAGGGCGCGCTGCGGGTCAAAAGGCCCGGCCTTGGCGTCATACTCAAGCGCCGAAAAAGCGTTGAGCGACAGCCACACCTGCCAGATCTGGCGTGAAAACATAGTGCTGAAGGTCACGGGGTCCTTGATCTGCTGCACGGCCCGCAAAGGCACAAAAAGCGCGGTCGGGCGATAGCCCAGAGGCTCCATGGGGCGCACGTAGATGGCCGGAGGCTGCCGCCGCACAAAATTGTTGACCTGCACCTGTATGGGCGTGCTCAGGTCGCCGGTAAAATCATAGGTACGGCGGCTGTCGTCAGGAGCACGCGAGCAGCCCCAAAGCAAAAAAAGCAGCAGGCCCAGCGCCACGGTCATGACCATGCGTGCCAGCGGCCATGCACATGCTGCAAGGCCCTGTTCACGCCACGTTCCGGAAAATTTCAGGCAGGTATGCATATTTTCTCCTGGCCGGGGCCGCCGCACGCTGCTGCTGGCATTCACCTTGCCAACTGCTGACCGGCGGCTACTGTAGCTGATGAAATGCCGTTCCCGTTAAAAGCCCCCGCATGCCCCAACGCTGTGGGGCGGCACAGTGTGTGCCATTTTCCTGTCAGATGCCAGAAACGTGCCAAACAGGGACTTTCAGCACGACAGGATACGGCAACCCGGCAGGCGCCGACCGGCGCTGAAAAGTATCGCCGCCCGGCCGTCCACAAAGAAACAGCCGGGCGGCGATGCCTATTGGGGGCAAACGCCATGCTTCAGGCCTACATCCGTGCCGCCTGAAAAATCTGCAAAATCAGGGGGGCGAGCAGTAGCACCACCGGAGCAAGCCCCATAAGGGTCTGCGGCCAGGTAAGCTTGAGGGCCGCGCGGCAGCCTATCAGCACGCAGGCCACCATCCAGACAAAACCCACAAGAGACCCCAGCAGGGGAACCACACACAGCAGGGTGGGCGCTGCGGAATAGGCCATCACCTGAAACACCTGGCTGAAGTCGGTGCGGTTGCCGCGCACAAAGCCATAGGTAAAATTTATGAGTGCGCTGAGCACATACAGCTGAATGACGGACATGCCCGTTTTTATAAGCATGA contains the following coding sequences:
- a CDS encoding cyclase family protein, translating into MLIDLSLPLTRKTFDALSATTATLPHPALELFGHVGTHLDLMGKAWPQEYFTRQGRVFDVRHVRGRDITASDLPMQDIEAEDFVFLRTGLLEEHAYADKAYVHTPVELAWELLENLTQQGVAMIGVDCAGVRLPGEHRKADLFCAEAGTFVVENVYNLGALCTAAGAKTFVVRTFPLRLEGSTGLPCRIVAELAVD
- a CDS encoding TrmH family RNA methyltransferase; protein product: MTKEPTERRKARLLEVLAHRQPDLTLVLANIHDPHNVSAIYRSCDAFGVSRVNLYYTNTPFPALGRKTSASARKWVESARHKDSAALMESLRGQNMQVLATSCSPTARPLRDWDFTRPTAVIMGNEHSGVEPELLQMADGELYIPMYGMIQSFNVSVAAAIILSEAARQREAAGMYATPRMAAAALEEKLQEWLEK
- a CDS encoding MarR family winged helix-turn-helix transcriptional regulator — translated: MSEKEQLRQRVINGLVHLSQRMEEVNGLFDKAGNNLAQVELGGLILTEMHFLALIAGDEPVNGVAAARKLGMTRGGISKMAARLQVGGFVQPRRLPGDKKSLLYELTDKGRRAADMHRTLHNLAEDLLWERLKASPEEELERFARMLARTAEALGEANRQVRINATALLAGEKK